Proteins from one Juglans microcarpa x Juglans regia isolate MS1-56 chromosome 6S, Jm3101_v1.0, whole genome shotgun sequence genomic window:
- the LOC121237068 gene encoding protein NRT1/ PTR FAMILY 7.3-like, with protein sequence MACLELCKEVKFKEGQEACTLDGSVDWDGRPAIRAKSGGWVAGSIILLNQGLATLAFFGVGVNLVLFLTRVMQQNNADAANSVSKWTGTVYIFSLVGAFLSDSYWGRYKTCAIFQLIFVVGLVSLSLSAYLSLVKPKGCGDGKTPCGTHSSMEMALFYFSIYLVALGNGGYQPSICTFGADQFDEENPKEGVSKVAFFSYFYLALNLGSLFSNTILVYFEDEGMWALGFWVSAGSAFAALVLFLVGTPRYRHFKPSGNPLSRFCQVIVSAVKKWRVQMPPSAGDLYGVDGKDSSTNGSRRILHTHGFKFLDRAAFISSRDLDDQNHGLKNPWRLCPVTQVEEVKCVLRLLPIWLCTILYSVVFTQMASLFVEQGAAMKTTIANFRIPPASMSGFDILSVATFIFIYRRVLDPLVGRIKKSDSKGLTELQRMGVGLVIAVMAMVSAGILELYRLKYARRDCTHCEESSSLSILWQIPQYACIGASEVFMYVGQLEFFNAQTPDGLKSFGSALCMASISLGNYVSSLLVSMVMKISTEDHMPGWIPGNLNKGHLDRFFFLLASLTTIDLVVYVGCAKWFKCIELEGRSQEKDDQDEFRV encoded by the exons TGAACCAAGGTCTAGCTACCCTAGCATTTTTTGGAGTGGGAGTGAATCTGGTGTTGTTCCTCACAAGGGTCATGCAGCAAAACAATGCTGATGCTGCTAACAGCGTGAGCAAATGGACTGGAACAGTTTACATCTTCTCTCTAGTTGGGGCTTTCCTAAGTGATTCCTACTGGGGAAGATACAAAACCTGTGCCATCTTTCAGCTCATCTTTGTCGTA GGTTTGGTATCGTTATCACTGTCAGCATACCTTTCCTTGGTCAAACCTAAAGGCTGTGGGGATGGAAAAACTCCATGTGGTACCCATTCAAGCATGGAGATGGCATTATTTTACTTCTCAATCTACCTTGTTGCCCTGGGAAATGGAGGTTATCAACCTAGTATTTGTACATTTGGAGCTGACCAGTTTGATGAGGAAAACCCCAAGGAGGGAGTCTCCAAGGTGGCCTTTTTTAGCTACTTTTACCTTGCTCTAAACCTCGGTTCCCTCTTCTCAAACACCATATTGGTGTACTTTGAGGATGAAGGGATGTGGGCATTAGGATTTTGGGTGTCTGCCGGATCTGCCTTCGCAGCACTGGTCTTGTTTCTTGTTGGGACCCCAAGGTACAGGCACTTCAAGCCAAGCGGCAACCCACTCTCCAGGTTTTGCCAGGTCATAGTTTCTGCAGTGAAGAAATGGAGGGTCCAGATGCCACCAAGTGCAGGGGACTTGTATGGTGTGGATGGAAAAGATTCTTCCACAAATGGTAGTAGAAGGATACTACACACCCATGGATTCAA ATTCTTGGATAGGGCAGCATTTATCTCATCAAGGGATCTTGATGACCAGAACCATGGCCTTAAGAATCCCTGGCGTCTCTGCCCAGTCACCCAAGTGGAAGAAGTTAAATGCGTCCTTAGACTACTCCCAATTTGGCTCTGCACCATACTCTACTCTGTGGTCTTCACACAAATGGCCTCTCTCTTCGTGGAGCAAGGTGCAGCCATGAAAACTACCATCGCCAACTTCCGAATCCCACCGGCAAGCATGTCTGGCTTCGACATACTCAGCGTGGCAACTTTTATCTTCATTTACCGGCGAGTTCTCGACCCTCTTGTGGGTAGAATTAAGAAATCAGATTCCAAGGGGCTCACTGAGCTTCAGAGAATGGGTGTCGGCCTTGTTATAGCAGTGATGGCAATGGTTTCAGCAGGAATACTGGAGCTCTATAGGCTGAAGTATGCCAGAAGAGACTGCACACATTGTGAAGAATCAAGCTCCCTGAGTATCCTTTGGCAAATTCCTCAGTACGCATGTATAGGAGCTTCTGAAGTTTTTATGTATGTGGGCCAATTGGAGTTCTTCAATGCACAGACACCAGATGGGTTAAAGAGCTTTGGAAGTGCACTCTGCATGGCATCTATCTCCCTTGGGAATTATGTGAGCAGCTTGCTTGTGAGCATGGTAATGAAGATCTCTACTGAGGATCACATGCCAGGATGGATCCCAGGAAATCTCAACAAAGGTCACCTGGACAggtttttcttccttttagCCTCCTTGACAACAATAGATTTGGTTGTCTATGTTGGTTGTGCTAAGTGGTTCAAGTGTATCGAGTTGGAAGGTAGATCCCAAGAGAAGGatgatcaagatgagttcaGAGTCTGa